Genomic window (Gelria sp. Kuro-4):
TCGTTTTCGCCCTCGTCGCCACTCCCGCAACGCCACAGGAGGAAAAGAAAGAGCGCGTACACTCCTTGCTCCTGCAATACCCCTAGAGCCTTGGTAATGAGGTTCTCCATGTCTTGAGCCTTCTTGTTTCCATCTGTCGGATCAATTGCTGCACTGATTTTTTGGGAGCATTCGGCTGCCAGGAAATCCAAGCTAGGAAGCGCAGTTTCCGCGCTCATTGCTTAGCCCCTCCTTGCTGTTGTCCATGAGCTTCTGTGGCTCAGCAGCCAGCTTGACTCGGCCGAACCCACGCGTACCCATGCCGCCGATCCCCAAGTGCTCGGCCCACTCCAAGCCTGCCCTTACCACGTCGGCCGGTGTTTCGTGAACTGGCGAAGAGCGGCTGGAAGCGTGAGTGTTGTCATTGCCTGGGTGCCAGCGGCAACTGTTCAGGTACGAACTCTCATACTGCTGGATCGCCGTTCGCACTGTGCTGGCAAACTCCTCGCGGGCTTTTTGCAAAGCATCCCCCGGAGCACCCTGATCCTCGGGTAAGGAATAGCCGCCTCGCTCTGTTAGTAGCTTCGTTATTTCTTGCTCGTTCTTACCAGCCAGCACCTTCTTCCATTCCTGAAGCCGGGCGTAATGAGGGAACCCTCCTCGGTAGTCATCCACTACTGCTTCAAACCACAGATACGTGGCCCGGGGAATGGCTTCGTAGGTAAACAGGGCGCGATCGGTCGCTGCGCCGGTCTCAGGGTCAATGCTGACGGAGGTCCTGACTTCAAGGTTACTGTTGACCACCTGGGAGAACAGCCGCTCAGGGATGATCACCAAGCGGTCCTGGACTGCTTGAAAGGGCATAGCGTTACCGTTCGTGGCCGATATCTTAGCACCGGGGGCAACCTCTAACGCCAGCCAGCCTAGGTTGAGCAAGAACCGGTTGCTAGGTGCAGCCTGTCCCGCAGGCTGGGCAGCAGTGGTCCAGGCCTCTGCATTCTGCTCCCCCTCGAGCTTGAACTGAAAGCCGGTTTCCTGAAGGAGAGAGAGCGTGGTGACCCAAAGAGGACCTAAGCGGGAGTAAACGGGGAAAAGGAGGATGCGCGCATCGCCGACGCTGACCACGCCCGCAAAACCGCCACCTTCGCTTTTGGCGTTACCAAAGGTGTAGCAGATGGGGCAGGTAACTTGACCACAGTGTTCTCCCTGTTTGGCACATTGCGGGCGGCCGTAGCGGTACGCTGCATAGTGTCGTAACGTCCCATGTAGTGTGGTGCCAGGGATCTTCGGCAAACGGGTGCCCGGCTCGCGCATGATGCTCAGGTCCACCCGACCCAGGCGGTACCCTCCTGTGCCGACATGGAGCGGATCCAAGGTTACCAGGAAATACCGGTACACCTCATACGGTAAGCCCATAGTCACCGTCTCCCCTTTCCACCTGGGAATCATTTCGCTTCAGAATCTCAAGGAAAAGTTCCACCGCGTCCGCCAACCAACCGCGGGCGGCATAGAGAGCGAGTTTCTCTGTATCCGGCCGTGTGCCCGGTTTCCAGGCCGCGGCGGCCACCATATCCCGACAGAACTGGAGAAATACTGTCTGCCCCTGCGGGCAGCTTTCACCCTGGAGGCCCCACTCCACCCTCTTGGCCTCGATGGTATCACGCAGGATATGAATCTGGTTGAGAGTCAAACCGCAGCGTAGTTCCCGCCAGATGTCCTCAAGTACATCGCACTCGTCCAGCAGGTAGGGACGACGCCCACGCAGCCTGCCACGGCGCCAGCCCTGATCATCGTAGGCGATTTCAAACCTGCGGCCGCCGGTGTCCAAAAACTCAAAGTCGAACGTGGTAGGAATAAACTCAATGCCGTGGTGCAGGATGTCATCTCGCGGCTGTATCACCTTGACATGCGCTAGCCCTCGCTGCGGTGCAATGCCCTCAAGAGCAACTAGGGGGTACCACTTATCGTCGCTCGTCCCGTCCCCCATCTTCAGCGGCACTCGCCAGATGGCGCGCCGGCCATCTGTGCGGCGGCGAAGAACCAGTTCTTGCCAAGTAGCGAAATGGGGATCCCCACGCAGGTAAGATGGAGCGACCCGCCCCTCCTTTGTGGCAGTGCTCTCCACATCCCAGACGGCGGGGGGTGAAGACACGCGAAGCATCCGGCGCCCGGCGTCGAGGATAACCCGAAGCGGTGTACGGCGGAAAGCAAAGACAACCCCGAGATGCAGGGCAAGGCGGGGGCGTACCTTGACCATCTCGCGCTCGTACTTCTGCTTGATGGACCGCACCAGTTCCAGGGCAGCCTGAGCCGGCACTAAAACCATGAAGGTTTGCGGCTCGGTGAGAATGGAAATGGAGGGGGTGTGATTGGACTCGCTCTTAACCTGTACGTCCTCCGCCCGCTCGATAGTGAAATCCCCCACCCGCTTGTCGGAACTTCCATAGCCGGTGGATTGAATCACTGAGAGAGGTTGCCCCAGATGTGTTTGCAACCAGTGTTGGACGTCCTCGCCTAGCTGCTGCGGCTGGCTGAGGTAAGCGAGATTATCTGCAGTGATAAAGCACTTCCGTTCTCCATCCCAGACCACGCTCAGCTTAGCTCCATCTAACAATAATTCGTAGGCCTGGTTGGCTGCCCAATCGCCTGGTTCCCGGCTATGCAGCTCCAGCCGACGAAACTTGCTCGGTTCCGAACGCTGCTGGAAGTCGTACATAGCCTCCTTCCAGAATTGACGTGTCGTTTCCCAGACACGCCGAAGGCGGGCGAAAGATTCGGAGTGAACCACCGGGGTAAGCGGTATTGTTTGAATTGTCGACAGGAAAAAGGTGCAGCCATCGCTCTGCCAACAACACACTTCTAAGATCTTCTTCTTAGCCTCTATGCCAGCGGGTCTTAAGGTGTGTTTATCGACTACGATGAAATCACAGCCAAAGATCTTAACCTTGCGCTCTGGTATTAACCGGCTGGTGATGGCCGCTTCTTTCTGCAGGTAGAGGTACAATTCCTCCCCCTCTTGAGCAAGTTCGACAAGGGTGGCCGTGAGAGTGCTCGCCTCTTTGTCCAACAACTGTATTGACAACTGGTCATGCTGAAACCTTCCAATGTCTGGCTCGTCACCTTCGTGTATACCAATGAGTTCCTGTTTGGCAGCATTCCAGTCGAGGTCGACACTCTTTCTACGGACCCTAACCCGCAACTTCTGGCCGTGTGAGGGTACTGCATCACCCAAGAAAGTCGCTCGGGCCAGAATAACGAACCTCTTCGTCCCCTTTTGGGGGTAGTGCATCCTTTCCATGAACTGCTCTACATCCCAGCGGCCCACCACCAAGGCCAGCCGTCCGTTAACGTCGGCGACTTCGTTAAGCCAAATGGTGTAGGCCTTGTCACCACCAGCGATACGCTTTACCCAATCGGCTGCTCTACCCTCTCTTAGTTTTAAGCAGGGACAACACATCTTTAATTGGCGCGACTGCTCTGAATACCTTTGCAGCTCTACCGTACCATCGCTTACCAATTCGGCTCCCCCACCTATGATGCGCACGCCGCAGTAAGGACAAAGCTCACCCTGCTTCTGTCCGGTAGTGGCGAAGGCCGCGAGATGGACCTCGGCAGTCGGCGGGTCCGTGATCCACTCGCGGATCTGGGTGCCAATGTAGGGCAAGTCTCCTTGGGGACCCCTGTTCGGGCGGTGGTAGTAGGGGCCAGGTGTTACTTCAAGATGGGGCTTAAGCCCATACACGTCCGCCAGTTTGAGCCCACCTGATACTGGGTCCTGCCTCGGTTTGTCATCCAAGTGCGTTTTTGCCGTCCACCATTCCGATTGCCAGTCCAGGTCTGGAAAGACATACAGGCTCCCATTCTCGTCCCGATAAACCTCAGTCGCCACCGGGTATTCTTCCTCCAGGAAGCGCTTCATGGCGTCCAACTCGTTTTTTAGAAGGCATTGCCGCGCCGCGAGGTCGGGGACGCTTACAGCCTGGTCCAGGAACTCCAGGCCCTTGAGGCCATAGCGCAGAATCCGCCAATACGCTTTCTGCTTCTCTAATTCCTGGTGGCTCGTGGAACCCTTCTGGTGAAGGCTCCAAATGCCGGCTTTCAAAAAAGCCATCCCAGAGTGACCAACATCCCATACAGTAATGTCGTTAAGCGGTCGCTGGGTGTCGGCCAGAGCCCGTTGCAACCAGGATTTGACTTGCCTTTCAAATTTCGAGAGGCGAAAGCTCTCTTCATCGGTAGCCAACATCACCTGAATGGCTTTCTCCAGTTCATCTTTGGCCTGGTCATAAATAGCGGGGTCAAGAACATCTTTTTCGTATCCGAAAGGGGTGGCCAAGAAGACGCGAAAGCCATCACTACCCGCCGGGTAACCGAGGGGGTGTTGGCAGCAAGAGATGCTGTCTTTCTCAGAACCAGAGACCCCGCCGTGGCAGGCGTTCATCAGGTGTGTAAGGTAGGAAGTAGAACCGCGTAACTGTTCGATACCAAATCGGCCGTTTTGGTCGGCCTCATACAGGAACTGCCAATCGTGACCCACGCCCAGGTACTCGAGCAAATCTCCCAGCCGATAGGTCCTGTCATTTAACGGCGGCGGCAGCTGGATCAGCGGCTGGGCTAGTTTGTGGCGGGTGTCAGGTTGTAGCACCGTTAAGGTGCAATCGTCAGGCCCGCCAAACCCCTTCTCCTTTGGCAGCCCCGAGCAGTCCAGGCTAGGGCAATCCACTTCTCGGATCAGCCCGACGACTTGTTGAAAAAAGTAGCATAATGAGCCCCTGTTCAGCATGCTCTGTACGAACACACTGGAAACCTTCCCTAGATTGTGCAGCAAAGCACCGGCCGAGGCCAAGAGCACGTCCTCGCGATACTGAGCCAGATCCTGCATTATCTTCTTAACCATAATTCTCACTCCTAAGCTCATTGAGGCGCTGCTTGAGCTCAATAAAACTTGTGAAGGATTTCTCAACCACGTTCGAGGGAGTAGGCTCTGCTCCCTGGGATTTCGGAAAGTTGGACCGGCCCACTTGCTCTAACCAGCGCCGGAAACGCTTGAACTCGCCCAGTGAACCGCCCCCGCTGGGCGCCGCATTGCGGTATTCGGTGTTGCTCAATAAACGTCGATCTTCACGAAGAAACTGCGCCCTGACGTGATTATCCGCGGTAAGGTATTTGCGGTACTCATCGGGAATATCAACCTGTTGAAGACCTTGTTTCAGTTCTTGATGTACGGTGCTGAGCCTGATAGTTCCCTCCCCCAGCACCTCACCTACGATGCCGAAACCGCCAGATGTTTTTGCACCAATGCCGTATAAAGTGAGCATCTTCTCGAGCCCCTCAGCCACTGCTTCCAGATCAGCCAATGCCTTAACCACCGACTTTTCACCGCTTCCTTCACATGGCCCAAAAGGCACATAGAAGATGGCAAATCGTCCCTGCTGACCTTTGGGAATGGTCTCCAGATAGATAGGTTTTGTGCCAGCACCGGATACCCGGTCATGGGGGTTGATTACCTCTAAACCGGTCTCGGCAAAAACCGTGGGGTAAAAATGCAGCCGTCCCGCCAGGTACCCTGTGGGCGCGATTCGTCGCAGATATGCCCTGTACTCCACTGCCAACTGAGGGCCGCCTGCTTGGTCCAGATAAGCATTGAAGCGGTCCGCACCATTCCCCTCCGCTGCCTTCTGTTCTTCCAACTCAACTTCTTTCTCGTTACCAAAGAGGCGGACGATCTGCAGCCGCCGGCGGATGAACTCTTCGCCAGCGGCATCCTGGCCTTGCTCGTTCCACCACTCAACCAAATTGCGAACCATACTGGCGCGCAGCGAGCCCTTCCACTGGGCGGGGCTGATGTAGGGCAGTTTAAAGACCGCTTCTCGCTTAATGGGGTTGTCTAGAAAATGAAAATAATTGTCGTCCTTGCTCAGGTAAGGTTTAGCCAAAGTAACGTGAAAATCCAGCGTCCAGGATCCCGGGGGAAATCCGGCCAGGCAAGGCGGACCGGGAATCAGCTGATTCCACAACGTCAAGCAAGTTGAGCTCGATCCCCTTTTGCTGCAGTTCTTGCGCCACCAATCCACAAGCCAATCTTTATCGACACCTATGATTGTTAAGTAGAAATGGAGGAAATGCGGCCACAGCCCATCTTTTTGAAACACCTTCGAAGTCAGCTCAGCCCGTTCCCGTTCAGCTCCCTGCTTCTCGTCTTTTGAAACGCCCTTTCCATCGATACGTCCTATAAGGGTCTGGATTGTCACAAGTTCCGCAGCATATTTCGCAGCCAGCCAAGCCAGGTATTCTTGCGGCACACTATCCCTCCTTCACAGCGGTGGAGGTACCCTGGGTAACGTTCATCAACTGACGCAGGAAGTGAGTCCCCACCAGGCCCTCAGTACACTCCTGCCAATCCACCCCGGTTATGCTGCCACCCGGGATGAAGCCCAGGACACTCTCTTGGGGAGATTTCAGGTGGGTCTGAAGCTTGTTGAGAAACAGTTGGCGGTTGAAACCTGAGGGAACAGTGTTACCTCTTGGCAGCCAGCCCCACAACCGTAACTCCCACATGGCCTTGCCGAGCGGATAAGCCCAGGAAACATTGATTCTGCCGGCCTGTCGCTTCTGGGAGCCCGCAAAACCGAACAACCATTTATCGACCTCACCGGTAGAAACGGCACCCGGCGGTGACCACAGCTTCTTACCCTCCGGCTCAAATCTCAACCAGTTCTTTACCAAAGGGGTAACCGGTACAGCAGAATAAGAGTGCGCGTGGCACCAATCAAGCACTTTTTTCCGCATGCCACCCAGGCCAGATAACCAGTCATCGGTGATCTTGAATCTGACTTTGGCAAA
Coding sequences:
- the cmr4 gene encoding type III-B CRISPR module RAMP protein Cmr4 is translated as MGLPYEVYRYFLVTLDPLHVGTGGYRLGRVDLSIMREPGTRLPKIPGTTLHGTLRHYAAYRYGRPQCAKQGEHCGQVTCPICYTFGNAKSEGGGFAGVVSVGDARILLFPVYSRLGPLWVTTLSLLQETGFQFKLEGEQNAEAWTTAAQPAGQAAPSNRFLLNLGWLALEVAPGAKISATNGNAMPFQAVQDRLVIIPERLFSQVVNSNLEVRTSVSIDPETGAATDRALFTYEAIPRATYLWFEAVVDDYRGGFPHYARLQEWKKVLAGKNEQEITKLLTERGGYSLPEDQGAPGDALQKAREEFASTVRTAIQQYESSYLNSCRWHPGNDNTHASSRSSPVHETPADVVRAGLEWAEHLGIGGMGTRGFGRVKLAAEPQKLMDNSKEGLSNERGNCAS
- a CDS encoding RAMP superfamily CRISPR-associated protein, with translation MPQEYLAWLAAKYAAELVTIQTLIGRIDGKGVSKDEKQGAERERAELTSKVFQKDGLWPHFLHFYLTIIGVDKDWLVDWWRKNCSKRGSSSTCLTLWNQLIPGPPCLAGFPPGSWTLDFHVTLAKPYLSKDDNYFHFLDNPIKREAVFKLPYISPAQWKGSLRASMVRNLVEWWNEQGQDAAGEEFIRRRLQIVRLFGNEKEVELEEQKAAEGNGADRFNAYLDQAGGPQLAVEYRAYLRRIAPTGYLAGRLHFYPTVFAETGLEVINPHDRVSGAGTKPIYLETIPKGQQGRFAIFYVPFGPCEGSGEKSVVKALADLEAVAEGLEKMLTLYGIGAKTSGGFGIVGEVLGEGTIRLSTVHQELKQGLQQVDIPDEYRKYLTADNHVRAQFLREDRRLLSNTEYRNAAPSGGGSLGEFKRFRRWLEQVGRSNFPKSQGAEPTPSNVVEKSFTSFIELKQRLNELRSENYG